In Limnohabitans sp. INBF002, one genomic interval encodes:
- the petA gene encoding ubiquinol-cytochrome c reductase iron-sulfur subunit — translation MSDTPVDTNKRTWLIASTCAGAVGGVAVAVPFVSTFQPSEKAKAAGAAVEVDISALKPGEKMTVEWRGKPVWIVKRTPEQLESLNKTETQLADPKSERKPSELTPAYARNQARSIKPEVFVAVGICTHLGCSPSDKFQTGAQPSLPDDWNGGFLCPCHGSTFDIAGRVFKNKPAPDNLEIPPHMYLSDTKLLIGEDKKA, via the coding sequence ATGAGTGACACCCCAGTAGACACCAACAAACGCACGTGGCTGATTGCCTCGACTTGCGCGGGTGCGGTCGGTGGCGTAGCAGTAGCTGTGCCTTTCGTCAGCACGTTCCAGCCTTCCGAGAAGGCCAAAGCTGCCGGCGCTGCTGTCGAAGTCGACATCTCTGCCCTCAAACCCGGCGAAAAAATGACCGTCGAATGGCGCGGCAAACCCGTTTGGATCGTCAAGCGCACCCCTGAGCAGCTCGAGTCTTTGAACAAGACCGAAACTCAGCTGGCTGACCCCAAGTCGGAGCGCAAGCCCAGCGAACTCACGCCTGCATATGCGCGCAACCAAGCTCGCTCTATCAAACCTGAAGTGTTTGTGGCTGTGGGTATTTGTACGCACTTGGGTTGCTCACCCTCAGACAAATTCCAAACAGGCGCACAGCCTTCACTGCCTGACGATTGGAATGGTGGCTTCTTGTGCCCTTGCCACGGTTCGACGTTTGATATTGCTGGTCGCGTGTTTAAAAACAAGCCTGCGCCAGACAATCTCGAAATCCCGCCACACATGTACCTGTCCGACACCAAGCTGTTGATTGGTGAAGACAAGAAAGCCTGA